Proteins encoded in a region of the Verrucomicrobiota bacterium genome:
- a CDS encoding DUF456 domain-containing protein, whose amino-acid sequence MDAIIWFIFWVMILAGILGVVLPALPGFALIMAALVLHKIFMPDYFSGWLISAAVFVFILILVIDYLSVMGAAKITGSGRWGVGGAGVGMTVGFFYGFMGVIIGSFIGAFAGEKIFAKKEWWHSLKSGVGAAAGFLLAVICKMFLTLGIVFWIVVECLRNSL is encoded by the coding sequence ATGGACGCGATCATCTGGTTTATTTTTTGGGTCATGATTTTAGCAGGTATATTAGGAGTCGTACTTCCAGCCCTACCGGGATTTGCCCTGATCATGGCAGCCTTGGTACTTCATAAGATATTCATGCCGGATTATTTTAGTGGATGGCTGATCAGCGCAGCGGTATTTGTCTTTATCTTGATTCTAGTTATCGACTATCTGTCTGTGATGGGGGCCGCCAAAATCACCGGTTCCGGCCGCTGGGGCGTTGGTGGGGCAGGAGTGGGAATGACTGTGGGATTTTTCTACGGATTCATGGGGGTCATTATCGGCAGTTTTATCGGGGCTTTCGCAGGGGAAAAAATCTTTGCAAAAAAAGAGTGGTGGCATTCCCTGAAATCGGGTGTTGGGGCCGCAGCGGGATTCCTCTTAGCTGTCATTTGTAAGATGTTCCTCACATTGGGAATCGTTTTCTGGATCGTGGTCGAGTGCCTGCGCAATTCCCTCTAG